Part of the Chitinispirillales bacterium genome, AAGGCGACTATCAGCGTAGACGACCCCTATTTGGCTTACGCGATAACCGCACAATTGTTTGAAGATAATTCGGCTCTTTTCGGCGAAGGAATTTCTCCAAGCGCAATAATTGACGCGACCGCTAAGATATGTCAAGACGTTTGCGTCGCGCCTGCCGCTATAATCGGCGAATATGTCAGAATAGGGAAAAGAACGAAAATAGACGCACGGGTTGTGATTGAGAAAAATGCGGTTATAGGCGACGACTGCCACATTCAGACAGGTGCTATTATCCGTTATGGAGTGAAAATCGGTAGCAGAGTAATAATAGGCAGCGGCGCGGTTATAGGCAGTGAAGGCTTTGCAAACGCGTTTGCAAACAAAAAATTTGTTAGAATTCCGTGTTTTGGTTCGGTTCTTATTGAAAACGATGTGGAAATCGGCGCGAATACGACAGTCGATAGAGGAAATTTCACAGACACGATAATTCACAAAGGTGCAAGAATTGACAATTTGGTCATGGTCGCTCATAACTGTGAAATAGGGGAGAACTGCGGAATTGCGGCGCAGGTCGGATTTGCGGGTTCTACAAAAATCGGCGATCGTGTGATGATAGCCGGTCAGGCGGGTTTTGGCGGGCATATTGAAATTGGAGACGATAGTTTTGTAGGCGGTCAAGCCGGTATTATACAAAGTTTTCCTCAAAATTCAAAAATTACAGGTTCGCCCGCAATTGATTTAATGAAGAGACGCAGAATTGATAAAATAGAGGAAAATCTTCCAGAAATTAGCCGTGAAGTAAAAAACCTTCGTAAAGAGTTGGACGAAGTTAAAGGAAAATGTTTATGAATGATGAAAAAAGAATTTTAATTATTATTCCGACTTATAACGAAAAAGAAAATATTCCTTTGATAATTCCGGAAATAAAAAAGCGCCTTTCCGCCGCGAACGTTTTGGTCGTTGACGACAATTCGCCGGACGGGACTTCACAGGTCGCGAAAAAATTGTCTGAAAGTATTGACGGCGTTTTTGTTCTTGACCGTACCAAAAAAGAAGGCTTGGGTAAGGCGTATATTGCAGGTTTTAAATGGGCTTTGGAAAGAAATTACGATTTGATTTTCGAAATGGACGCCGATTTTTCTCACAATCCGGATTATTTGCCGGATTTTATTGAATCGGCTAAAGAGGCGGATTTGGTTATCGGTTCGCGATATATTAATGGAAAAGTTAACGTTATCGATTGGCCTATGAAACGTCTTTTACTAAGTTATTTCGGTAATGTCGCCGCCAGAATAATCGCCGGAGTTAAAATCATGGACTGTACGGGCGGCTTTAAATGTTTTCACGCTCAAACTCTTCGTGCGTTAAATCTTGATAAAATTGCGTCTTCCGGTTATTCTTTTCAGGTAGAAATGAATTTTTACGTTCAGAAGAAAGGTTTCAAGGTAAAAGAAATTCCCATTGTTTTTAAAGATAGAGAGTTTGGAGTGTCAAAGATGTCGTCAAAAATTATCAGCGAGGCGTTAGGGCTGCTTTGGAAATTAAGATTTCGTTCAATGTTTTTTAAGTAAAAAATGTATTCTTTCGCTGTCTTTCTTGTATCTTTCTCGTGAAAAATTTCCGTAAATTCCTTCAATTGTAAACATGTCTTGAGGTATTGATTTTATTATGCTTTCCGTAGAGTGAATCTTTTGGCGGTGTTTTTCGCTTCGGCGGTGATATATTCCTTCTTTTTTTTCTATGAAAATCTCAAAATCATTGCACTGCTCTTTATCTGACTCGTAGTAATAACTTTCTCGAATATAAGCGAATTTTTCAGCGGCAAACGCTTCGCGGTAATTTCGGAAATTTCTCATTGAATTAACTTCGGTTGTTATGTCAAACAGAAAATATCCGCCTGTTTCCAGCCCATAATATGCCTGTTGAAACGTTTTGGTAAATTCTTCAATGTTAAAAATGTAGTTTATTCCGTCAAAAAGAAATATTATCAAATTAAATTTATCGCAAAACGGGATATTTCGCGAATCTGCGCAAACAAAATCCAGATTTTTGCGTTTTGCTTCTTTTGCCATTTCAAAAGAAATATCGCTTCCTTGATAATTAAATCCGTAATCTTTCAATTTTTTTCCGAGTATTCCGGTTCCGCCGCCGAGTTCCAGAATTTTTGCTGACTTGCCTAATTTTTTTTCTTCACAAATATTAATTATTAGTTTGTACCACGATTCGTGTGAGACTCCACTCATAATTTCATCGTAAATTTTGGATAGAAATTCATAATTTTTTGATGTTTGATCAAGCATATTTATTTATAGATTTTTATAAAAACGTTATCACGCCATCGGTTAATCAGATCTATCAATTTTTCTTGTGATTGTAGTTGTGATGCAAATTTTGAGATTTCATCATAGTCGGTTTCAAAGTCCATAGGACGATTTTTGTCGTAATCGCTTATTCTGTACAAATAAACGGAATTTTCTTTTCTAAACGGTCTTACGGCTACCGCGCCTTTTTCAATCGACTCAAAACTATCTCTAACTTGATTATCTACCGCGCTTAATAAAAACCATCCGATATCGCCGTCGTATGCTTTGTCTATTTTATCGGTACCAAATTCTGTAACCGCCTGCGAAAACTGTTCTTGCGTAGGATTTGAAACCGCTACCGAATCAAGTTTTTGCAATGCCGTTTGGATTTTTTGTTCCGGCGCTTTAACCGGAATAAAAATATGGTAAGCATGTACGTCTCCGCCGATTCTTTCCGTGATTTTGAGCAGATGCCAGCCGATTTTCGTTTCTATAGGGCTGCTGATTTCGCCTTTCTCTAATGAAAACGCCGCCGCTTCAAGACGAATTAAAGAAAGCGTTCCTTTGCCGATAAATCCTAAATCTCCTCCGTCGTTTTCCGCATTCGGCGCTTTGGAGTATTTTTTTGCCATATTCTCGAATTTTTCGCCTTTGTCAACGATTTGTTTGCGGATATAAGAAATAGTGTCATACGCTTTTTGGCGTTCCAATGAATCGGTTTTTATGTTAATTTCTATCTTTTGCAGCCGAACACATTCACCTATCGGAGGGATGGAATCTTTGTATTTATCAAAAAACACTCTAACTTCTTCACGCGACAAATCCCTTTCCACAATGTAGTGCTGCATAACCTTTTGACGAATAAAATCCTGCTTGGTTTGGATTGTAATTTGATCTTTGAATTCGTTGTACGTTATATTTTCCTGTTCTTTAAGAATGCTTGTCAGTTGTTCACGTGTGAGTCGGTTTTGAGAAAGAATTTGATTGATTCGCATATTGACCTGATCGGCGATGTCATAATCGGATACCTTTAAGTTCGTGTCAATGTCGGCGCGCGCCATCAAAATTTTGCTGTCAATAAGTTCGTCAAGCGTTTGTTCGAAAATGAGGTTACGGAGCAACGCATCGCCTCCGCCGCCGTTTTGATGTAATTTCATATCCGCATATGCGTCAACATCTGATTTTAGAATCGCCGAATCGCCTATTACCGCAATAATTCTGTCGTCAATAAAATCAACAGCAAAAACGGAAAATGTAAAAAACAAAAAAAACGACAATTTTCTCATTTTTTATTTTTGCCTCTCATTGCTTATTATCTGTAGTGGTGTCTTTTCGGAGATTTTCTAATTTTGCGATGTATTCGTTGTTATAAGAATAATCGTGTCTGTTTCGCAGCAAATCGCACGCGTCCTTTACTATTTTACCGTTTTTGGATGCGAAAAGTTCACGTTTAATTAATTCGCTTGCTTCTGCTAAAGGAAGAACCGCTCCAACATTTTCTTTTTCTAAAATCAGGTATATGGAAAATTTCCCATTTTCAGACAACGGACTGGTAATTCCAGTGACTCTGGTATTAAATATTGTATTCCATATTTCCTGAGTAAAATTGCTTTTAAGTTCAAATTTTACATCTTCAAAATTCGGGATCCTTTCAAGCGATACGTTCGCTCCTCTTGCTTGAAAACCGTCCGGAGTAAGTCCCTCTCTGACTTTCCATGCGTCTGATAGGGTCGGAAGCACCATTTTAACCGCTTTAATTACCGGTTCTTTACGTGTATAAAGCTGCGGGTTTTCCAAGTACTTATTTTCAATCTCGTCAAGCGATACGGTAGTAAATTCGGCTTTTGCGGCTTCTTGTTGAATATATAATGCGGAAAGAAACTCTTTTTTCATGTTTTCTATGGTCATTTTTACCGTCTCGTCATTGCCTAATCCCATTGACACAGCGGCTTGATACATCAATTCTCTGTCCGACCATCTGCGAATGTAATCAAGTATTTCTTCCGGAGAAGCGGAATTTCCTAATGTAGCGATTATTTCTTTTTCTGTTAAAGCCGTTGTTCCGACCCTAACTACTGCAGACTCTTCCACAATCTTTACTTTTTGGCAAGAAATAAGAAACATTGCCGTCAAAAACATAACAATATATTTTACCGAAATCATCACTTTTTCCCTTTTATAATCTTTAATTTTTGGAGAATATAATAAAAAACAACAACATAATGCAGGAAAATTAACAAGAATTGTATTTTTTATTAATGAAAAAACATATTTTCGCATTGGGTAACAGCATAATTTTTGGGGGAAAGCATGTCGAAAATCGTAGTTACAGGACCCAAATCTTCCGGCAAAAGCAGCATAGGACAGCGGTTGGCTCAATTGAGGAAACTTCCGTTTTATGACCTTGACGAGCAAATTGAGAAAATATTTGAAGAAGAAGAAAAAATTCGTTTGTCTTTCAGAGAAATATTTAAAAGACACGGTGAAAATAAATTCCGTGAATTGGAAATTCAGGCTATAAAATCTCTTGCCGGATTAAACGGAATTTTACTTTCTACTGGCGGAAGTACGTTTTTTAATGAAGAAGCGAAAAATTTATTGATAAAAGATTCTCATATCATTCTTCTCCATAATACGCCGGAAATCCTTTGGCAAAGAACTGCCCGAAAAGGGATACCTCCTTATCTTGAAGGGGTTATAGACCCGCAGGGTGCGTTTTGCGACAGAGTGGAAAAAGTCTTGGATTCCTTGAAACCTATTGCCGAGCTTAATATGGAAACGGGAGATTTGTCGGTTGAAGATGTCGCGCAAATGCTTGATTTGGAAATTGAATATCGCAAAATTCAAATATAATTGAAAAATTATCTTTGAATTATATTATTTTATCGCAAATTTTAAGATTTTTGGAGAAAAAATGCCTTCAATTGTTTGCAAATTCGGCGGAACTTCGGTCGCCACGAAAGAAAAAATAGAGCAGATAATAGATATTATAAAACTTAATCCCGACAGGAACGCGGTTGTTCTTTCCGCGCCGGGAAAAGCGAACGGAATAAATACCAAAGTTACGGATTATTTAATTTCCATCGTTGAAAAAAGTTTGGCGCAAAAAGATATCGATAGAGATATTGCCGGCGTCAAAGAACGTTACTATGATATTTACGAACCGCTTGGGCTTTCTAAAGAAACCATTGACGGCGTTTTGATTCGTCTTGATAAACGGATTGCCGCAGACAAAAGCGATAAGGGAAGATATAGGGACGCTATTGTGGCTTCCGGCGAGGATTTGAATACGGAACTCTTTGCAATTTACGCTGCGTCCGTAGGGATTAAAGCGAAATTTGTTTCACCTGTGGACGTTGAGCTGATTGTGACGGATAATTTTGGAGACGCCATGATTACCAAAGAGGGAAGCGCGAATTTGATAAAACTTCGCGATTACATAAGCGATGGATATGTTGTCGTTTTCCCCGGATTTTTCGGAGTAAGTACAAAAGGCGATATCGTAACGTTCAGCCGGGGCGGTTCGGATTTGAGCGGCGCACTTGTTGCGGATGCGATAGACGCTTACGAATACGAAAATTGGACGGATGTGAATGGAATTTTAAGTGCAAACCCAAAAACGATTGCAAATCCCGAACAAATAAAAGCGCTCACTTACAAGGAAATGCGTGAATTGTCGTATATGGGATTTAGTGTTTTTCATGAAGAAGCGGTAAAACCGGTTATGAAAAAGAAAATTCCTATCCGTTTGCGAAATACCGATAATCTTGAAAATACAGGGACGCTTATAGTTTCCGGAAGGCTTCCTCATAACAGAGAAATTGTCGGTATCGCGGCGGCAAGCGGTTTTTGTTCGTTTAACCTGCAGAAATTTTTGATGAACCGAGAAAAAGGTTTCGGAAGAAAATTGCTTGAAATTTTTGAAGATTTGGGAATTTCTTATGAACATTGCCCATCGGGGGTGGATAATATTTCAGTGATTTTAGACCAAAAGCAATTACGTCCGGAATCGGTGAATAATATTGTCCGTCGGATTGAAAAAGAATTAAAACCGGATGAATTAAAAACGGAATTCGGTTTGAGTTTGGTTGCTGTCGTCGGGGAAGGGCTTATGCACAAAATAGGTGTTTTGAGCAGTGCGGCGAGCGCTCTTTCAAAAGCGGGAGTAAACATAAAGATCGTTAATCAGGGAAGCAGCGAGTTAAGTATAATTTTCGGTATTGACGGCGCGGACGAAGTACGGGCGGTTAAAGTGCTTTATGATGCATTTTTTTCTTAAAAAGAGGTTTTTATGAATCAAGATTTAATTAAAATTTTATGTTGTCCGGAAACGAAACAAAAAGTGGATTACGCCGACAAAGAAATCGTTCGAGAAATAAACAGAAAAATAGCGGCGAAACAATTAAGAAATCGTGAAGGTGTTCTTTTGACCGAAAGAATAGACGACGGGCTTATACGTGAGGATAAAAAATATCTTTATCCGATAAAAAGCGACATTCCAATCATGTTAATTAACGAGGCGATTGAATTATGAAAATAAAAAAAACGTTTTATTGTGTTTCTTTGTTATTTTTTTTCTTACTTTTGCCGTGCACGGTTCAAGCTGAAATTCCTAACCCTGCTTTTTGCGGCAAAAACAATCAATTATCAGTTCATTTTGGGCAAAGCAGGCGGGAAAGTATGGAAAAGTTATTTATTGTAGGGCTTAATTACAGCCAGCCTAATGATTTTTTTCGGCTTCCCGGTCGTCGTAACGTCGAGTTTTTAACCCAACGCGGAATCGGTGAACTTTCTCAATATAATCAAAACATTATATTCGGTTTTTCTCAGGATTTAATTTCTCCCGCAGTTTGGCGATTGTATGGCGGAATTAATCTGGGTATATATATCAAGCCGCAAATGACCGACAGAATAAGCTCAAGGTTTACTTTCGGCGAAAGGGCTTTTTTGGGTTTTCGCGTAATAGACGAATTGGTGTTGGAACTTTATGCGCGGCATTTTTCTAACGGCGACTTGACGGGCGGTAATGCGGGACAAAACTTTATCGGATTAAGCGTAATGTGGAATTTCTAGGAATTGTTTTTTTGTTTTGTGACAGGGCGTATTTTTGTATCTCTAAAAATTAAAATTTGAAAGGCTGTATTATGAATATATATACTATTATTAAATTTGGAATAATTGCAATTTTTATTCCGTATATTGTTTTCGGGCAAAAACAGGAAAAGATATATTTGGAAAAAGATAATGTCGTTTCAAATTATTATACTGTTGTTTACCCGGACAAGTCGCCGTATAAGGGTTATATGTTTTTATTGCCGAGTACTTGGGAAACTCCTGAACAACTTTTGTTTAATACGGATTTGCCAATGAAAGCGGCTCAGAAAGGGATACTAACCATAATTCCCGTTTTTAAGACGGGAATTAATCACTTTGGGGCGGACAACTTAACACAAGAATCTTTCAAAGAAATCCTCAATGATGTCGTGAGCAAACATAAATTACAAAAAATTAAGTTTTTCGTAGGGGGATTTTCGATAGGCGGCACTTGTGCGGTTAAATATGCGCAATTAGCGAATAAAAATGATTTTAATATTAAACCAGCGGCAGTATTTGTTGTTGACGGACCTCTTGATTTTGAGCATTTTTATAACTCTGCGGTAAGAGATGTGCGTTTATCTGCCGATGGAACTGTCGAAGCGTCTCACGAAAACATATATATGATTGGTCAAATTGTAGGGCTTATGGGTGGAAAACCTTCAACCCATTTGTCTAATTATCACAATATATCCCCTTATTCATTTTCGGACACGACGCAAAGTAACATAAAGAATCTGTTGGATACGCCTTTAAGAATTTATGTGGAGCCGGATATAAATTGGTGGATGAAAGAAAGAGGACAAGATGTTTCAGATATGAATGTTTTGTCTCATTCTGCAATGATTAACGAATTAAACAGGCTTGGCAATGAAAAAGCAATCTTAATTACGACAGAAAATAAGGGGTTCCGAAAACTTGAGAACGGAGAGGTGATTCGCCATCCTCATTCTTGGAGTATAGTAGATAACGACGAATTAATAATGTGGCTGCTAAAACAATAATAAAGGGAAAGTAGGATTACCGGTGCGTAATGACACAACTATATAAATCCCAAAATTTCAAAACGCTTAAATACTTGCGGTTTTGCCGGAAAGATTATTATTTTCAATCATTATTTCAAACA contains:
- a CDS encoding peptidyl-prolyl cis-trans isomerase; the protein is MISVKYIVMFLTAMFLISCQKVKIVEESAVVRVGTTALTEKEIIATLGNSASPEEILDYIRRWSDRELMYQAAVSMGLGNDETVKMTIENMKKEFLSALYIQQEAAKAEFTTVSLDEIENKYLENPQLYTRKEPVIKAVKMVLPTLSDAWKVREGLTPDGFQARGANVSLERIPNFEDVKFELKSNFTQEIWNTIFNTRVTGITSPLSENGKFSIYLILEKENVGAVLPLAEASELIKRELFASKNGKIVKDACDLLRNRHDYSYNNEYIAKLENLRKDTTTDNKQ
- a CDS encoding class I SAM-dependent methyltransferase produces the protein MLDQTSKNYEFLSKIYDEIMSGVSHESWYKLIINICEEKKLGKSAKILELGGGTGILGKKLKDYGFNYQGSDISFEMAKEAKRKNLDFVCADSRNIPFCDKFNLIIFLFDGINYIFNIEEFTKTFQQAYYGLETGGYFLFDITTEVNSMRNFRNYREAFAAEKFAYIRESYYYESDKEQCNDFEIFIEKKEGIYHRRSEKHRQKIHSTESIIKSIPQDMFTIEGIYGNFSRERYKKDSERIHFLLKKH
- a CDS encoding peptidylprolyl isomerase — translated: MRKLSFFLFFTFSVFAVDFIDDRIIAVIGDSAILKSDVDAYADMKLHQNGGGGDALLRNLIFEQTLDELIDSKILMARADIDTNLKVSDYDIADQVNMRINQILSQNRLTREQLTSILKEQENITYNEFKDQITIQTKQDFIRQKVMQHYIVERDLSREEVRVFFDKYKDSIPPIGECVRLQKIEINIKTDSLERQKAYDTISYIRKQIVDKGEKFENMAKKYSKAPNAENDGGDLGFIGKGTLSLIRLEAAAFSLEKGEISSPIETKIGWHLLKITERIGGDVHAYHIFIPVKAPEQKIQTALQKLDSVAVSNPTQEQFSQAVTEFGTDKIDKAYDGDIGWFLLSAVDNQVRDSFESIEKGAVAVRPFRKENSVYLYRISDYDKNRPMDFETDYDEISKFASQLQSQEKLIDLINRWRDNVFIKIYK
- a CDS encoding aspartate kinase, with protein sequence MPSIVCKFGGTSVATKEKIEQIIDIIKLNPDRNAVVLSAPGKANGINTKVTDYLISIVEKSLAQKDIDRDIAGVKERYYDIYEPLGLSKETIDGVLIRLDKRIAADKSDKGRYRDAIVASGEDLNTELFAIYAASVGIKAKFVSPVDVELIVTDNFGDAMITKEGSANLIKLRDYISDGYVVVFPGFFGVSTKGDIVTFSRGGSDLSGALVADAIDAYEYENWTDVNGILSANPKTIANPEQIKALTYKEMRELSYMGFSVFHEEAVKPVMKKKIPIRLRNTDNLENTGTLIVSGRLPHNREIVGIAAASGFCSFNLQKFLMNREKGFGRKLLEIFEDLGISYEHCPSGVDNISVILDQKQLRPESVNNIVRRIEKELKPDELKTEFGLSLVAVVGEGLMHKIGVLSSAASALSKAGVNIKIVNQGSSELSIIFGIDGADEVRAVKVLYDAFFS
- a CDS encoding acyloxyacyl hydrolase, producing MEKLFIVGLNYSQPNDFFRLPGRRNVEFLTQRGIGELSQYNQNIIFGFSQDLISPAVWRLYGGINLGIYIKPQMTDRISSRFTFGERAFLGFRVIDELVLELYARHFSNGDLTGGNAGQNFIGLSVMWNF
- the lpxD gene encoding UDP-3-O-(3-hydroxymyristoyl)glucosamine N-acyltransferase codes for the protein MLLKEIVKETDGILSDLTLENVEIFGISSLDLASENHISFIVKQNYTEHAKNSKAAAVFVKNGWEISNKATISVDDPYLAYAITAQLFEDNSALFGEGISPSAIIDATAKICQDVCVAPAAIIGEYVRIGKRTKIDARVVIEKNAVIGDDCHIQTGAIIRYGVKIGSRVIIGSGAVIGSEGFANAFANKKFVRIPCFGSVLIENDVEIGANTTVDRGNFTDTIIHKGARIDNLVMVAHNCEIGENCGIAAQVGFAGSTKIGDRVMIAGQAGFGGHIEIGDDSFVGGQAGIIQSFPQNSKITGSPAIDLMKRRRIDKIEENLPEISREVKNLRKELDEVKGKCL
- a CDS encoding polyprenol monophosphomannose synthase, whose translation is MNDEKRILIIIPTYNEKENIPLIIPEIKKRLSAANVLVVDDNSPDGTSQVAKKLSESIDGVFVLDRTKKEGLGKAYIAGFKWALERNYDLIFEMDADFSHNPDYLPDFIESAKEADLVIGSRYINGKVNVIDWPMKRLLLSYFGNVAARIIAGVKIMDCTGGFKCFHAQTLRALNLDKIASSGYSFQVEMNFYVQKKGFKVKEIPIVFKDREFGVSKMSSKIISEALGLLWKLRFRSMFFK